One Campylobacter sputorum subsp. sputorum DNA segment encodes these proteins:
- a CDS encoding DUF4198 domain-containing protein, translating into MRKIIISTITTAALASSAFAHFQMVYTPESALEKPDNIPLKIVFNHPFADEHTMDMGLNAKGEIKPVEDFFVINKEKKTDLKKDLKNITFKGNSNSGKGYESEYKARKMGDHVFVLTPAPYYEKNEDAYIQQITKMIVNVAGAPTDWDAELGLKAEIVPLTKPYSIWAGSTFSGIVKGNGKPIPFAEIEVEYLNYDVDIKKNEMGKKPHATAPQDSFVTLTIKADQDGKFTFGIPKAGWWGFAALGVGPDKKHDGKELSQDAVIWVQAKDMK; encoded by the coding sequence ATGAGAAAGATTATTATTTCAACAATCACAACAGCGGCTTTAGCTAGTTCAGCATTTGCACATTTTCAAATGGTTTATACGCCAGAAAGTGCATTAGAAAAACCAGATAACATTCCATTAAAAATAGTATTTAATCACCCTTTTGCCGATGAGCATACTATGGATATGGGATTAAATGCTAAAGGTGAAATTAAACCGGTTGAAGATTTTTTTGTAATAAACAAAGAGAAAAAAACAGATCTTAAAAAAGATCTTAAAAATATAACTTTTAAAGGTAATTCAAACTCAGGCAAAGGCTATGAGAGTGAATATAAAGCTAGAAAAATGGGCGATCATGTATTTGTTTTAACTCCGGCACCTTATTATGAGAAAAATGAAGATGCATATATACAACAAATAACAAAAATGATAGTAAATGTTGCTGGTGCACCAACTGATTGGGATGCTGAACTTGGCTTAAAAGCTGAAATTGTTCCACTTACAAAACCTTATTCCATATGGGCAGGAAGCACATTTTCAGGAATTGTAAAAGGAAATGGAAAACCGATTCCATTTGCAGAAATTGAAGTTGAGTATTTAAACTACGATGTTGATATAAAGAAAAACGAAATGGGTAAAAAACCTCACGCTACTGCACCTCAAGATAGCTTTGTAACACTTACCATAAAAGCAGATCAAGATGGAAAATTTACATTTGGAATTCCAAAAGCCGGATGGTGGGGATTTGCAGCTCTTGGAGTGGGTCCTGATAAAAAACATGATGGCAAAGAACTAAGTCAAGACGCTGTTATTTGGGTTCAAGCAAAAGATATGAAATAA
- a CDS encoding FeoB-associated Cys-rich membrane protein gives MQIYEAIILIALAALAGYYIYKKTFKTGGCGCGKKDCCSKKKH, from the coding sequence ATGCAAATTTATGAAGCTATTATTTTAATAGCATTAGCCGCTCTTGCTGGATATTATATATATAAAAAAACATTCAAAACAGGTGGTTGCGGTTGCGGTAAAAAAGATTGTTGCTCTAAGAAAAAACATTAA
- a CDS encoding Fur family transcriptional regulator — protein MGNEAVFNNFLNIILSKKAKNSIPRKEILKILFYNKHISINEIQKIYKNTHKKQVSISTIYNTLNLLKKYNLLTIIKSKNSTKYEMNIHLNHDHLICKKCGKIIEFKDEVLQNLQKGISKKYDFIIQGHILSLEGICDKCKK, from the coding sequence ATGGGTAATGAAGCGGTATTTAACAATTTCTTAAATATAATTTTAAGCAAAAAAGCTAAAAATTCAATCCCAAGGAAAGAAATTCTAAAAATACTTTTTTACAACAAGCATATAAGCATAAATGAAATTCAAAAAATATATAAAAATACGCACAAAAAACAAGTAAGTATAAGCACTATTTACAACACACTAAATTTATTAAAAAAATACAATCTACTAACCATAATAAAATCTAAAAATTCTACTAAATATGAGATGAATATACATCTAAACCATGACCATTTAATTTGCAAAAAATGCGGAAAAATAATTGAATTTAAAGATGAAGTTTTACAAAATTTACAAAAAGGAATCTCAAAGAAATATGATTTTATAATACAAGGACATATTTTATCACTAGAAGGAATTTGCGACAAATGCAAGAAATAG
- a CDS encoding heavy metal translocating P-type ATPase, producing MQEIAIKSNIKNRTRLKSHLFTLQNFELIKEVLNLKIISIRLNEICNSIIINYDNQKITLEEILKLIQKSLDLPKKEPVNKQNYCTKACNPCHLASTTKTFKQRIKQFAFLSGVAAFVFIKEHILLTAFSPISALALVGLSLYMAKPLLNEALNDIKNRNFSLESFMAFSLILAIFGGEIGAAFEVIYILTGSRLFEEYTANLSRVEIRNLIKMDVNKLYVLREDIEVEIDLKDAKNGDIAVFVSGEKICVDGVIVKGEALINEALINGRSESVLKKQGDNVFANTNVENGRVFVKIKALGNETYIARVINEVEKSLNLKSESEVTADLLAKKVLKIGSFMTLGTLLLTASFTNAFSVMIIMSCPCATILAASSAISSAIASAARNSILIKGGEYLENFSRSNVFCFDKTGTLTTGIPVVASYQTNINEYEFFQILANLEYKNTHPVAKAIINFCKEKNIKPNTKNITKNEIGLGVSGEFEGNLYLLGNLKFMKNNSVIINTKENKAFTNIYLARNGKFIGFLSLSHEVREGTKEMLKELKNRGVKKLVLLTGDDELVSKEFAKDLNFDEVYYDLMPDEKAKIIENLTKKDSVVMIGDGVNDTLAMSKANVSVSFASGGSKAAVEVSNIAITNSDPKDIIKLYDLSKFALKVANQNYKIGTSTNIFGSILAMFGLMSPAGAGLIHIAHTSAIIANSNRVK from the coding sequence ATGCAAGAAATAGCCATAAAATCTAACATAAAAAATAGAACTAGACTTAAATCACATCTTTTTACATTGCAAAATTTTGAGCTAATAAAAGAAGTTCTAAATTTAAAAATAATTTCAATAAGGCTAAATGAAATTTGTAATAGCATTATCATAAATTATGATAATCAAAAAATCACACTTGAAGAAATCCTTAAACTTATACAAAAAAGTTTGGATTTACCAAAAAAAGAGCCAGTAAACAAACAAAATTACTGCACAAAAGCTTGTAATCCATGTCATTTAGCTTCAACTACAAAAACTTTTAAACAAAGAATCAAGCAATTTGCTTTTTTAAGCGGTGTAGCAGCATTTGTTTTTATAAAAGAACACATATTGCTTACTGCATTTTCCCCGATAAGTGCGCTTGCTTTAGTAGGGCTTAGTTTATATATGGCAAAACCGCTTTTAAATGAAGCACTAAATGACATAAAAAACAGAAATTTTAGCCTAGAAAGCTTTATGGCTTTTTCACTTATTTTGGCAATTTTTGGTGGCGAAATTGGCGCAGCATTTGAAGTAATTTATATCTTAACAGGCTCTCGTCTTTTTGAAGAATACACAGCAAACCTGTCTCGTGTAGAGATAAGAAATTTAATCAAGATGGATGTTAATAAACTCTATGTTTTAAGAGAAGATATTGAAGTTGAGATTGATTTAAAAGACGCAAAAAACGGTGATATAGCAGTTTTTGTAAGTGGAGAGAAAATTTGTGTTGATGGAGTTATAGTAAAAGGCGAAGCTTTGATAAATGAAGCTTTGATAAATGGAAGAAGCGAAAGTGTGCTAAAAAAACAAGGGGATAATGTTTTTGCAAATACAAATGTTGAAAATGGTAGAGTGTTTGTAAAAATCAAAGCCCTAGGTAATGAAACTTATATTGCAAGAGTGATTAATGAAGTTGAAAAATCCCTAAATCTAAAATCAGAAAGTGAAGTAACTGCTGACTTGCTTGCAAAAAAAGTCTTAAAAATAGGTTCATTTATGACACTTGGCACACTTTTATTAACAGCGTCTTTTACAAATGCTTTTAGCGTGATGATTATCATGAGTTGCCCATGTGCTACCATCTTAGCAGCAAGTTCAGCCATTAGCTCAGCAATAGCAAGTGCTGCAAGAAATAGCATTTTGATAAAAGGTGGAGAGTATTTAGAAAATTTTAGCCGTTCAAATGTGTTTTGTTTCGATAAAACCGGAACTCTTACTACAGGAATTCCAGTAGTTGCCTCATATCAAACTAATATAAATGAGTATGAATTTTTTCAAATTTTAGCAAATTTAGAGTATAAAAATACTCATCCGGTAGCAAAAGCAATTATAAATTTTTGCAAAGAAAAAAACATTAAACCAAATACAAAAAACATAACAAAAAATGAAATAGGTTTGGGAGTAAGCGGGGAATTTGAAGGGAATTTATATCTGCTTGGAAATTTAAAATTTATGAAAAACAACTCAGTTATAATAAATACAAAAGAAAATAAAGCTTTTACAAATATATATTTAGCTAGAAATGGAAAATTTATCGGATTTTTAAGCCTTAGCCACGAAGTTAGAGAAGGCACAAAAGAGATGCTAAAAGAACTCAAAAACAGAGGTGTTAAAAAGTTAGTTTTACTAACAGGCGATGATGAACTGGTTTCTAAAGAATTTGCAAAAGATCTCAATTTTGATGAAGTTTATTATGATTTAATGCCAGATGAAAAAGCAAAAATCATTGAAAATTTAACTAAAAAAGACAGTGTTGTAATGATAGGAGATGGCGTAAATGACACACTTGCTATGAGTAAAGCAAATGTTAGTGTTTCTTTTGCAAGTGGCGGAAGTAAAGCAGCTGTTGAAGTCTCAAACATAGCTATAACAAACTCGGATCCAAAAGATATTATAAAACTTTATGATTTAAGTAAATTTGCTCTAAAAGTTGCAAATCAAAACTACAAAATAGGCACATCTACAAATATTTTTGGTTCCATTTTAGCAATGTTTGGTTTAATGAGTCCAGCTGGTGCTGGACTAATCCATATAGCTCATACATCAGCCATAATTGCAAATTCAAATAGAGTTAAATAA
- a CDS encoding HMA2 domain-containing protein translates to MITKDFLISVLSHCKIIHHTHGRLRLRVSSKIKDEFENLGDENLKNINLNKLDEMIKNINGINNVKFNRVIGSITIEYDKKEFDKDFWHDIIEFKKVDNFLLKINEKAKELL, encoded by the coding sequence ATGATAACAAAAGATTTTTTAATTAGTGTTTTATCTCATTGCAAGATAATCCACCATACTCATGGTAGGTTAAGACTTAGAGTTTCAAGTAAGATAAAAGATGAGTTTGAAAATTTAGGCGATGAAAATTTAAAAAATATCAATTTAAATAAACTTGATGAAATGATAAAAAACATCAACGGTATAAACAATGTTAAATTTAACCGAGTAATTGGCTCAATAACAATAGAATATGATAAAAAAGAGTTTGATAAAGACTTTTGGCACGACATTATAGAGTTTAAAAAAGTTGATAATTTTTTACTTAAAATAAATGAAAAAGCAAAGGAGTTGTTGTGA
- a CDS encoding heavy metal translocating P-type ATPase codes for MKQKMSFKIIHKSKNRVRFFYPDLKNTTNERALESEILKLNGVYEARVNKITKSVVIKFNGNLDEILEQISKIKLTTDTKKDISKKNIAISGTSFLLTPFLKNTKGLVSITAAIPVLKEGIYELFNDGLTSKVLEAMAVGISLSRKDYLAANSTNFMLNIGEYMEESTVHKSDDLIKELAKPNITEAWVEITKNSKKSLEKISVNDIKKGDIVVVGSGETIAIDGYIIEGSASINQVSMTGEAGCVRKERGERVMSGTVVEEGKIKIWTELAGEDTSTQRIKKYIQNSLNEKSNIGLKATKLADKLVPLTLSLAGISYFLNRNMTSVASVLQADYSCALKLPTPVAFKSSISKAGKAGILIKGAKSIEALAAADVFVFDKTGTLTDGVLKVEDVISFDEKWSKEKLLNLTASVEEHYFHPIAEAVVNAAKISGFKHMHHDEVEFIVAHGIKTHYNQKEVIIGSRHFLEDDEKISFKENSHKIEKALKSGHALLYVAYDKKLLGIIKLKDEIRSNAKTTIKKLKSLGVKEIVMLTGDVKDKANSVADELDIDTVYAELLPTQKSQIIENLIKDGKNVAFCGDGINDAPSLIKANVGISMEKGADIAKVTAGVSLLKDDIYSVAVAKELANKTMELIDKNFKATVLINSAILFGATIGRLSPVLTAALHNGTTIGLLLNSIKGVNFENR; via the coding sequence TTGAAGCAGAAAATGAGCTTTAAAATCATCCATAAAAGCAAAAATAGAGTTAGATTTTTTTATCCTGATTTAAAAAATACTACAAACGAAAGAGCTTTGGAGAGTGAAATTTTAAAGCTAAATGGAGTTTATGAGGCTAGAGTAAATAAAATTACTAAAAGCGTTGTTATAAAATTTAATGGTAATTTAGATGAAATTTTAGAGCAAATTTCAAAAATTAAACTAACCACAGATACCAAAAAAGATATTAGTAAGAAAAATATCGCTATATCTGGTACTTCTTTTTTGCTAACTCCATTTTTAAAAAATACCAAAGGATTAGTTAGCATAACTGCGGCTATTCCTGTGCTAAAAGAAGGAATTTATGAGCTTTTTAATGATGGTCTTACATCAAAAGTTTTAGAAGCTATGGCAGTTGGTATCTCGCTTTCAAGAAAAGATTATTTAGCTGCAAATAGCACAAATTTCATGCTAAATATCGGAGAATACATGGAAGAAAGCACAGTTCATAAAAGCGATGATTTGATAAAAGAGCTAGCAAAACCTAACATAACAGAAGCTTGGGTTGAAATAACAAAAAATAGTAAAAAAAGCTTAGAAAAAATCAGCGTAAATGATATAAAAAAAGGCGATATCGTTGTAGTTGGCTCAGGAGAAACCATAGCTATTGATGGATATATAATCGAAGGAAGTGCCAGCATAAATCAAGTTTCCATGACAGGAGAAGCGGGTTGTGTTAGAAAAGAACGGGGCGAGAGAGTTATGAGCGGAACCGTTGTTGAAGAAGGCAAGATTAAAATCTGGACTGAACTTGCTGGCGAAGATACAAGCACTCAAAGAATCAAAAAATACATTCAAAATTCACTTAACGAAAAGTCCAACATTGGATTAAAAGCAACAAAACTAGCCGATAAATTAGTGCCTTTAACTCTTAGTCTTGCCGGAATTTCTTATTTTTTAAATCGCAATATGACTAGCGTAGCATCTGTTTTACAAGCTGATTATTCGTGTGCATTAAAACTTCCCACTCCAGTTGCCTTTAAAAGCAGTATTTCCAAAGCCGGAAAAGCTGGAATTTTGATAAAAGGTGCTAAATCAATAGAAGCTTTAGCAGCTGCTGATGTTTTTGTATTTGATAAAACAGGAACTTTAACAGATGGGGTTTTAAAAGTTGAAGATGTAATTAGCTTTGATGAAAAATGGAGCAAAGAAAAACTTTTAAATTTAACTGCAAGTGTAGAAGAGCATTATTTCCATCCTATAGCTGAAGCTGTAGTAAATGCTGCTAAAATTTCAGGCTTTAAACATATGCACCACGATGAAGTTGAGTTTATAGTAGCTCATGGAATAAAAACTCATTATAATCAAAAAGAAGTAATCATAGGCAGTAGGCATTTTTTAGAAGATGATGAAAAAATATCTTTCAAAGAAAATTCGCATAAGATTGAAAAAGCTCTAAAAAGCGGACATGCTTTGCTTTATGTAGCTTATGATAAAAAACTTCTTGGCATTATCAAGCTAAAAGATGAGATTAGATCTAATGCAAAAACTACCATTAAAAAACTAAAAAGCCTTGGGGTAAAAGAGATAGTTATGCTAACAGGCGATGTTAAAGATAAAGCTAATAGCGTGGCAGATGAACTAGATATTGACACTGTTTATGCCGAACTTTTACCGACTCAAAAATCACAAATTATAGAAAATTTAATAAAAGATGGAAAAAATGTTGCATTTTGTGGAGACGGTATAAATGATGCACCATCTTTAATAAAAGCAAATGTAGGCATAAGTATGGAAAAAGGTGCTGATATTGCAAAAGTTACAGCTGGTGTTAGTTTATTAAAAGACGATATTTACTCAGTTGCAGTAGCAAAAGAACTAGCAAATAAAACTATGGAATTGATAGATAAAAACTTCAAAGCCACTGTTTTAATAAACTCAGCTATTTTATTTGGTGCAACAATTGGTCGTTTAAGTCCTGTGCTTACCGCAGCACTTCACAATGGCACAACTATAGGACTTTTGCTAAATTCAATAAAAGGTGTAAATTTTGAAAATAGATAG
- a CDS encoding DUF7494 domain-containing protein yields the protein MKQIILLFLTAVYAFSFSVILNGGEEQGSSYGVLHIQNDTPFSCEAKLLELDKKIYICNISTKEIFNIDDKITSLVDIKFNKTNNGYEIIINPKQNSRLLNVNENLFGNNEIKKKDAGVSTHYSIIIDPTLREFKKVSNGINFPITYNDMIYPSIGALDINKMPIQYVNGDDIELYLNIKKLYDMGLYERVFDETLNASKIHPNSIFTSEFELYKIRALDKILSSQKVYDNFKFIDIVNMGKNWIRSFPSDENYPEVLGIILRAYLALDMGGDASYNLDILVKEHTNSKWTKLAIIDYAGAIYKEGKSKEAIKMLESVLYSSNDMEVASEAAFKLTDISIERAKFNDAKEYILKIINANKEYLLKDKNTLASFAQNFFNKKIYDISSKLYELYVENSKRSDDYYESALKNLGISLMRLGEVKKAYEYLKRYEKEFKDGAYVKDVEEALDELFFEINETNTTKLSDYYDTLMDRYGSNDIGKKALLEQIKLLSKDKKYDEILSYKNKVIDANDTNLTNLLNNTALILANESLVKSACEKTVYLNENFDIQNSINNQFRLFDCMIQMSRYDKAYSLAHSHINTKNLEDRVEWLIRVSISLYKLGRYYEAINASNDAIAVAASLEYSDITPSLYYRFLSLLELNRFDEAIQTINEFEKLKKDDVKLLEMYDKIAKFAAKKDNDSVVLTYSKKAIDMQKRLNLTLFSPGINFLYISSLNKISDYKNAINAGRELLAMRLEPSDRLRALYQTAEVCIKIKNYDEAKKYVDECINSTFNNSWKDLCVIQKEILSKSLN from the coding sequence ATGAAACAGATAATATTACTATTTTTAACAGCAGTTTATGCATTTTCATTTAGTGTTATCTTAAATGGCGGAGAAGAGCAGGGAAGTAGTTATGGTGTTTTGCATATACAAAATGATACTCCTTTTTCTTGCGAAGCTAAACTTCTAGAACTAGATAAAAAAATTTATATATGCAATATATCTACAAAAGAAATTTTTAACATTGATGATAAAATAACTTCTTTGGTTGATATAAAATTTAATAAAACAAATAATGGTTATGAAATTATCATAAATCCAAAACAAAACTCAAGACTTCTAAATGTAAATGAAAATCTTTTTGGAAACAACGAGATAAAGAAAAAAGATGCTGGCGTATCTACACATTATTCTATTATCATTGATCCAACTTTAAGAGAGTTTAAAAAAGTAAGTAATGGTATAAATTTCCCTATAACTTATAATGATATGATTTATCCATCAATTGGTGCATTAGATATCAATAAAATGCCTATACAATACGTAAATGGCGATGATATAGAGCTTTATTTAAATATAAAAAAATTATATGATATGGGATTATATGAGAGAGTTTTTGATGAGACATTAAATGCTTCTAAAATACATCCAAATTCCATTTTTACGAGTGAATTTGAGTTATATAAAATTAGAGCATTAGATAAAATACTATCTTCTCAAAAAGTTTATGATAATTTTAAATTTATAGATATAGTAAATATGGGTAAGAATTGGATTAGAAGTTTTCCATCAGATGAAAATTATCCAGAAGTTTTAGGCATTATACTTAGAGCATATTTAGCCTTAGATATGGGTGGAGATGCTAGTTATAATCTTGATATTTTAGTAAAAGAACATACTAACTCAAAATGGACAAAATTAGCCATAATAGACTATGCTGGAGCAATCTATAAAGAAGGAAAGAGTAAAGAGGCTATAAAAATGCTAGAAAGTGTTCTTTATAGTTCAAATGATATGGAAGTAGCAAGTGAGGCTGCCTTTAAACTTACTGATATAAGCATAGAAAGAGCAAAATTTAACGATGCTAAAGAGTATATTTTAAAGATAATTAATGCAAATAAAGAGTATCTTTTAAAAGATAAAAACACATTAGCCTCATTTGCACAGAATTTTTTTAATAAAAAAATATATGATATATCTTCAAAGTTATATGAACTTTATGTAGAGAATTCAAAACGAAGCGACGATTATTACGAGAGTGCTCTTAAAAATTTGGGAATATCTCTAATGCGTTTAGGCGAGGTAAAAAAAGCCTATGAATATCTTAAAAGATATGAAAAAGAGTTTAAAGATGGCGCTTATGTAAAAGATGTAGAAGAAGCACTTGATGAGCTATTTTTTGAGATAAATGAAACAAATACAACAAAGTTAAGTGACTATTATGATACGCTTATGGATAGATATGGAAGTAATGATATAGGCAAAAAAGCTTTGTTAGAGCAAATAAAGTTATTATCCAAAGATAAAAAGTATGATGAAATTTTATCTTACAAAAACAAAGTTATAGACGCTAATGATACAAATTTAACAAATTTACTAAATAACACTGCTTTGATACTGGCAAATGAAAGTTTAGTTAAAAGTGCTTGTGAAAAAACAGTTTATTTAAATGAAAATTTTGATATTCAAAACTCTATAAACAATCAATTTAGACTCTTTGATTGTATGATACAAATGTCTAGATACGACAAAGCTTACAGCCTCGCACACTCTCATATCAATACTAAAAATTTAGAAGATAGAGTTGAATGGCTTATAAGAGTTAGTATATCTTTGTATAAACTTGGTAGGTATTATGAGGCTATAAATGCAAGTAATGATGCTATAGCAGTTGCTGCAAGTTTAGAGTATAGTGACATAACTCCTAGTCTTTATTACCGCTTTTTGTCGCTTTTAGAACTTAATCGCTTTGATGAGGCCATACAAACTATAAATGAGTTTGAAAAACTTAAAAAAGATGATGTAAAACTCTTGGAAATGTATGATAAAATAGCAAAATTTGCAGCAAAAAAAGATAACGATAGTGTTGTTTTAACATATTCTAAAAAAGCTATAGATATGCAAAAAAGACTAAATTTAACACTATTTAGCCCTGGTATAAATTTTTTATATATAAGCTCATTAAATAAAATATCGGATTATAAAAATGCCATAAATGCAGGAAGAGAGCTTCTTGCGATGAGGTTAGAGCCGTCTGATAGACTAAGAGCTCTTTATCAAACTGCTGAGGTTTGTATAAAGATAAAAAATTATGATGAAGCTAAAAAATATGTTGATGAGTGTATAAATAGCACATTTAATAACTCTTGGAAAGATCTTTGTGTGATTCAAAAAGAAATTTTATCCAAGAGTTTAAATTAA
- the nuoN gene encoding NADH-quinone oxidoreductase subunit NuoN: METINMSLESINIASIAVPGIMVIFAITLLSLNIFVKNLSKTFYALVCIFAIILDLGILFSYKNGISGFFGMINMDGIAFLSQMIILVSSAFFMGFLLCKESFFEYEIKEYFVLFLFVIAGFSFMVSSNNLILILIGLEISSLAIYTLIALKNKIYAIEASIKYFSLGALSSGFYAIGAALLYLLTGHLEIDKILSFIVDANLKESILLLGASAFLLASLAFKLSLIPFHTWIVDVYEGSSSPLAGYMSIVPKIAAFIIMIRFFAPLSDVLWIKNIIFIIAIISMSLGNIMALVQKDVKRMLAYSSISHSGFVICAIAIGTTEANVGLFVYWTMFLFANLGAFGMLFVTSSNGYSWDTRFEHPYSKFAGLIKTMPFFAVIMAIFMFCLAGIPPFSVFWGKMYLISAAVHSDHFCLAVIMAINSAIAIYYYLKLVVIMFMHEPLAVDKSVYVKNLSNPFKFTLGIALLFSVFAIIFIEPLSKFINLLVSSSGF; this comes from the coding sequence TTGGAAACAATTAATATGAGTTTAGAGTCCATAAATATAGCCTCTATAGCTGTGCCTGGCATTATGGTCATTTTTGCAATTACGCTACTTTCTTTGAATATTTTTGTTAAAAATTTATCTAAAACATTTTATGCTTTGGTTTGTATTTTTGCAATCATCTTGGATTTGGGTATTTTATTTAGCTATAAGAATGGCATAAGTGGATTTTTTGGTATGATAAATATGGATGGTATCGCCTTTTTATCACAAATGATTATACTTGTTTCAAGTGCATTTTTTATGGGATTTTTACTTTGTAAAGAGAGTTTTTTTGAATACGAGATAAAAGAGTATTTTGTGCTATTTTTATTTGTAATAGCCGGTTTTAGCTTTATGGTAAGCTCAAATAATCTTATTCTTATATTAATAGGTTTGGAAATTTCATCTCTTGCAATTTATACATTAATAGCACTTAAAAATAAAATATATGCCATAGAAGCTTCTATAAAGTATTTTTCATTAGGCGCTTTATCTAGCGGATTTTACGCTATTGGTGCTGCATTATTATATCTTTTAACTGGGCATTTAGAAATAGATAAAATTTTATCTTTTATAGTGGATGCAAATTTAAAAGAGAGCATTTTACTTTTGGGTGCTAGTGCGTTTTTACTTGCATCTCTTGCATTTAAACTATCTTTGATACCATTTCATACTTGGATAGTTGATGTTTATGAGGGCTCAAGTTCGCCATTGGCTGGATATATGTCAATTGTTCCAAAAATAGCCGCTTTTATAATTATGATTAGGTTTTTTGCCCCACTTAGTGATGTGCTTTGGATAAAAAATATTATTTTCATAATAGCTATTATTAGTATGAGTCTTGGAAATATTATGGCTCTTGTTCAAAAAGATGTAAAAAGAATGTTAGCGTATAGCTCTATTTCGCATTCTGGTTTTGTTATTTGTGCTATAGCGATTGGTACAACTGAAGCAAATGTCGGTTTGTTTGTGTATTGGACGATGTTTTTGTTTGCAAATTTAGGGGCTTTTGGAATGCTTTTTGTTACAAGTTCTAATGGGTATTCTTGGGATACTAGATTTGAACATCCGTATTCAAAATTTGCTGGGCTTATCAAAACAATGCCATTTTTTGCGGTAATAATGGCTATATTTATGTTTTGTCTTGCAGGAATTCCCCCATTTAGTGTTTTTTGGGGCAAAATGTATTTGATAAGTGCTGCTGTGCATAGTGATCATTTTTGTTTAGCTGTAATAATGGCTATAAATAGTGCAATAGCGATTTATTACTACTTAAAGCTTGTTGTTATTATGTTTATGCACGAACCACTTGCAGTTGATAAAAGTGTGTATGTAAAAAATCTATCAAATCCGTTTAAATTTACACTTGGAATTGCACTGCTTTTTAGTGTGTTTGCTATAATTTTTATTGAACCGCTTAGTAAATTTATAAATTTATTGGTTTCATCAAGTGGGTTTTAG